A window of Formosa sp. Hel1_31_208 contains these coding sequences:
- a CDS encoding ATP-dependent helicase, producing MEKYLSQLNEAQLAPTLQKDGPMIVIAGAGSGKTRVLTYRIAYLMSQGVDSFNILALTFTNKAAKEMKGRIADIVGDGEAKNLWMGTFHSVFAKILRFEGHHLGFPSNFTIYDTQDSQKLLGSIIKEMGLDKDIYKTKQVYSRISSYKNNLITVKAYFKNPDLIEADTASRRPRMGEIYQNYVDRCFKAGAMDFDDLLLRTNELLTRFPNVLAQYQNKFRYILVDEYQDTNHSQYLIVRALSDRFQNICVVGDDAQSIYAFRGANINNILNFQKDYDDVEVYRLEQNYRSTKNIVGAANSVIEHNKTKLDKVVWTANTEGEKVKVHRSLTDGDEGRYVASTIWENKMNDHVANKDFAVLYRTNAQSRAIEDALRKRDIPYRIYGGLSFYQRKEIKDVTAYLRLILNPADEEALKRIINYPARGIGQTTIDRLVVAANGFNKSIFEVIQHIDDINININKGTKNKLKDFVTLIESYQVMNQTANAFELTEHVTKSSGLIREVNKEGTPEGQVRLENVEELLNGIKDFVEGQIEIADAGDSLAEFLEDVALATDLDADKGDPDHVALMTIHLAKGLEFPYVFIVGMEEDLFPSAMSMNTRSELEEERRLFYVALTRAEKQAYLTYTLSRYRWGKLIDAEPSRFIEEIDNQYVDIITPLHEPRQNPMLSADIFGDVEPSRIRFKKPIKRKSETKPPKFVAPQNLKRVSKSDPSDNSNLFDGKLTVGNIVEHARFGKGEVMSIEGKGADTKAEINFEVGGVKKLLLRFAKLDVLG from the coding sequence TTGGAGAAGTATTTAAGTCAGTTAAACGAAGCACAGTTAGCACCTACATTACAAAAGGATGGCCCAATGATTGTCATTGCTGGTGCAGGATCTGGTAAAACGCGAGTTTTGACGTATCGCATCGCATATTTAATGAGTCAAGGTGTAGATTCATTTAATATTTTGGCGTTAACATTTACGAATAAGGCGGCCAAAGAAATGAAGGGCAGAATTGCTGATATTGTTGGTGATGGTGAAGCTAAAAATCTCTGGATGGGAACATTTCACTCCGTGTTTGCCAAAATACTGCGATTTGAAGGCCATCACTTAGGATTTCCTAGTAATTTTACAATTTATGATACTCAAGATTCACAGAAACTTCTGGGATCAATCATTAAAGAGATGGGCTTGGATAAAGATATCTATAAAACCAAACAAGTTTATAGTCGGATTTCATCCTATAAAAACAACTTAATTACCGTAAAGGCTTATTTTAAAAACCCGGATTTAATAGAGGCAGATACCGCATCCAGACGACCTCGAATGGGTGAAATTTATCAAAATTATGTAGATCGCTGTTTTAAAGCTGGTGCGATGGATTTTGATGATTTACTCCTTCGTACAAATGAGTTGCTAACTCGTTTTCCAAATGTTTTAGCGCAATATCAAAATAAATTTAGATATATATTAGTTGATGAGTATCAAGATACGAATCATTCACAATACCTCATAGTAAGAGCTTTGTCGGATCGTTTTCAAAATATTTGTGTTGTTGGTGATGATGCTCAAAGTATCTATGCGTTTAGAGGGGCAAATATTAATAATATTTTAAACTTTCAGAAAGATTATGATGATGTTGAGGTATATCGACTAGAACAAAATTATCGTTCTACAAAAAATATTGTAGGAGCAGCCAACTCTGTGATAGAACATAATAAAACAAAATTAGATAAGGTTGTTTGGACAGCAAATACAGAAGGGGAAAAAGTAAAAGTACATCGATCGTTAACCGATGGAGATGAAGGGCGGTATGTAGCAAGTACCATATGGGAAAACAAAATGAATGATCATGTAGCCAACAAAGATTTTGCAGTTTTATATCGAACAAATGCGCAATCTAGGGCTATTGAAGATGCACTTCGTAAACGGGATATTCCGTATCGTATTTATGGAGGCTTATCGTTCTACCAGCGCAAGGAGATTAAAGATGTGACCGCATACTTGCGTTTAATTTTGAATCCCGCCGATGAAGAAGCTCTTAAACGGATCATCAATTATCCAGCAAGAGGAATTGGTCAAACGACTATTGATCGTTTGGTTGTAGCGGCCAATGGCTTCAATAAATCGATTTTTGAAGTCATTCAACACATTGATGATATCAATATCAATATTAATAAAGGAACCAAAAACAAACTCAAAGATTTTGTCACACTAATAGAGAGTTATCAGGTGATGAATCAAACTGCGAATGCTTTTGAACTCACTGAACACGTTACTAAGTCAAGCGGATTAATTAGAGAAGTTAATAAAGAAGGAACTCCCGAAGGTCAGGTTCGGCTGGAAAATGTGGAAGAACTTTTAAACGGAATTAAAGATTTTGTTGAAGGACAAATAGAAATTGCAGATGCAGGAGATTCTTTAGCAGAGTTTCTTGAAGATGTGGCTCTGGCAACTGACTTGGATGCAGACAAAGGCGATCCAGATCATGTGGCTTTAATGACGATTCACTTGGCTAAAGGTTTAGAATTTCCGTATGTATTTATTGTAGGCATGGAGGAGGATTTATTTCCTAGTGCTATGAGTATGAATACGCGCAGTGAACTAGAAGAAGAGCGACGGTTATTTTATGTGGCGTTAACAAGGGCAGAGAAACAAGCTTATCTTACATATACGTTATCGCGTTATCGATGGGGAAAACTAATAGATGCTGAACCTAGTCGCTTTATTGAGGAAATTGATAATCAGTATGTCGATATTATTACTCCGCTTCATGAGCCAAGGCAAAACCCAATGTTAAGCGCTGATATCTTTGGGGATGTAGAGCCTAGCCGCATCCGATTTAAGAAACCAATCAAACGAAAATCTGAAACGAAGCCACCAAAATTTGTGGCACCTCAAAACTTAAAACGTGTATCTAAAAGTGATCCATCGGATAATAGTAATTTATTTGATGGTAAACTTACGGTTGGAAATATTGTAGAACATGCTCGTTTTGGAAAAGGAGAAGTTATGAGTATAGAAGGGAAAGGGGCTGATACCAAAGCCGAGATTAATTTTGAGGTTGGTGGTGTAAAAAAGCTATTACTGCGTTTTGCTAAATTGGACGTTTTAGGGTAG
- a CDS encoding DsrE family protein, whose product MNKSLLLILTFILNTLMVIGQVERAQGKIIPDFGQTFEVENPEIKTDTNTLLKVIFDVSKSAENNTQINSYLVTAARFLNMHANAGMNLDQLNVAITVHGSAWKDMLNDEVYMEKYGSENPNSELLNQLNAAGVDIIMCGQTAAYRDVSKSDCNTSVKFALSAMTALIQYQNNGYRFIKF is encoded by the coding sequence TTGAATAAGTCACTATTACTCATACTTACCTTTATTTTAAATACGCTCATGGTTATTGGGCAAGTTGAAAGAGCTCAGGGAAAAATCATACCTGACTTTGGTCAAACCTTCGAAGTTGAAAATCCGGAAATAAAAACGGATACTAATACATTGCTTAAAGTTATTTTTGATGTATCAAAAAGCGCTGAAAACAATACTCAAATTAACAGTTATTTAGTTACTGCCGCTCGTTTTTTAAACATGCATGCTAATGCCGGGATGAATCTTGATCAACTTAATGTTGCAATTACAGTGCACGGAAGTGCATGGAAAGACATGCTTAATGATGAGGTATACATGGAAAAGTATGGTAGTGAAAATCCCAATTCAGAATTACTAAATCAATTAAATGCTGCTGGTGTAGATATTATAATGTGTGGTCAAACAGCGGCATACAGAGATGTTTCAAAATCAGATTGTAATACCAGTGTTAAATTTGCCCTTTCTGCTATGACAGCATTAATACAATACCAAAACAATGGTTATCGATTTATCAAATTTTAA
- a CDS encoding amidohydrolase, protein MKSLTALLLFLCSFSFAQNLIEKEFIDIESKVIQWRHDFHQNPELSNREFKTADKIAAHLKSLGMEVQTGIGKTGVVGVLKGNQPGKVVALRADIDALPVTERNDLPFKSTVETEFLGTKTGVMHACGHDTHTAILMGVAEILTRHKDKIKGTVKFIFQPAEEGPPPGEEGGAKLMIKEGVLENPKVDAIFGLHIRSNYDVGTIYYKKGGIMASVERFVITVKGKQTHGGRPWQGVDPILISAKIIDGLQTIISRESKLVDEAAVITVGKITAGTRFNIIPESAELIGTVRTLDPDMKALIQRRMTEMSRDIAKAYGGEATITFQNNTTITYNDFDLVDQMLPTMERVAGAKNVRLRKATTGGEDFSYFQEIIPGFYFFLGGMTPGNTESFPHHTPDFKIDDKGLLLGVKTMTHLALDYLNQ, encoded by the coding sequence ATGAAATCTCTCACTGCATTACTCCTATTTCTCTGTTCGTTTTCTTTCGCTCAAAATTTAATTGAAAAAGAATTCATAGATATTGAATCTAAAGTCATCCAATGGCGACATGATTTTCATCAAAACCCTGAACTTTCCAATAGAGAATTTAAGACGGCAGATAAAATTGCAGCGCACTTAAAGTCTTTAGGCATGGAAGTCCAAACTGGCATAGGAAAAACTGGTGTCGTAGGTGTTTTAAAAGGCAATCAACCCGGAAAAGTAGTAGCACTGCGGGCCGACATTGATGCCCTACCTGTTACAGAGCGTAACGACCTACCCTTTAAGAGTACAGTAGAAACTGAGTTTTTAGGTACCAAAACAGGTGTAATGCACGCATGTGGTCATGATACACATACAGCTATTTTGATGGGTGTTGCTGAAATTTTAACTCGACACAAAGACAAGATAAAAGGAACCGTTAAATTTATATTTCAACCTGCCGAAGAAGGCCCACCACCTGGTGAAGAGGGTGGCGCTAAATTAATGATTAAGGAAGGGGTTTTAGAAAACCCAAAAGTTGATGCCATTTTTGGTTTGCACATTCGTTCAAATTATGATGTTGGCACTATCTATTATAAAAAAGGAGGTATTATGGCTTCTGTAGAACGTTTTGTGATTACTGTAAAAGGGAAACAAACTCATGGTGGAAGACCATGGCAAGGTGTTGACCCCATACTAATTTCAGCCAAAATAATTGATGGCTTACAAACTATCATTAGCAGAGAGTCTAAACTGGTAGACGAAGCCGCGGTAATTACCGTTGGAAAGATTACAGCTGGAACACGTTTTAATATTATTCCGGAAAGTGCAGAATTAATAGGAACTGTCAGAACTTTAGACCCAGACATGAAAGCACTTATTCAACGTCGCATGACCGAAATGTCTCGTGACATCGCCAAAGCTTATGGTGGAGAAGCTACAATAACGTTTCAAAACAATACAACAATTACCTACAATGATTTTGATTTAGTAGATCAAATGCTACCAACGATGGAGCGAGTAGCCGGAGCAAAAAATGTACGTCTACGTAAAGCCACAACCGGAGGCGAAGATTTTTCCTATTTTCAAGAAATTATCCCTGGCTTCTATTTCTTTCTAGGAGGAATGACACCCGGAAACACTGAATCATTTCCACATCACACACCAGATTTTAAGATTGATGATAAAGGTTTATTGCTTGGGGTTAAAACCATGACGCACTTAGCCTTAGATTATTTAAATCAATAA